One window from the genome of Megalobrama amblycephala isolate DHTTF-2021 linkage group LG4, ASM1881202v1, whole genome shotgun sequence encodes:
- the LOC125266099 gene encoding uncharacterized protein LOC125266099 produces the protein MVQVNLSVFRHFKSYYRELYSELMKKMFLKLLLICLCLWRLDGVFGDTKVMSVMEGDSVTLNPGIIKISKDGIQWMFGTDNSVIAKITVMAEIIPVYDDYDGRFRDRLKLDNQTGSLTITNTTTEHAGVYKVKIIRNIVKLFSLAVCDELNISFISHLPVPVISRDCSSSSSSSSCSLVCSAVNVSHVTLSWYKGNSLLSSISVSDLSISLSLPLEVEYQDKNTYSCVLNNPISNQTQHLDITHLCHTCSDSVHCCGPTEAVIRLVLSALVGVATVILLVYDIRSSRAERDQAHIHTSGT, from the exons ATGGTTCAGGTCAATCTGAgtgttttcagacattttaagagTTACTACCGTGAGCTTTACAGTGAactgatgaagaaaatgtttctcaaattacttttgatctgtttgtgtttgtggcgtctggatg gtgtgtttggtgataCAAAGGTaatgtcagtgatggagggagattcagtcactctaaacccTGGTATTATTAAAATTAGTAAAGATGGGATTCAGTGGATGTTTGGAACGGACAACAGTGTAATCGCTAAAATCACTGTAATGGCTGAAATCATCCCTGTATATGATGATTacgatgggagattcagagacagactgaagctggacaatcaaactggatctctgaccatcacaaacaccacaactgaacatgctggagtttatAAAGTAAAGATTATCAGAAATATAGTCAAGCTTTTCAGTCTCGCTGTCTGTGATGAGTTAAAtatcagtttcatct CTcatctgcctgttcctgtcatcagcagagactgttcttcatcatcatcatcatcatcatgttcattggtgtgttcagctgtgaatgtgagtcatgtgactctctcctggtacaaaggaaacagtttattgtccagcatcagtgtgtctgatctcagcatcagtctctctctacctctggaggtggaatatcaggataaaaacacctacagctgtgtgctgaacaatcccatcagcaaccagactcaacatctggacatcactcacctctgtcacacatgttcaG actctgtccactgttgtggtcctactgaagctgtgatccgattggtcctctctgctctggtgggcgtggctactgtcattcttctggtttatgacatcagatCCAGCAGAGCTGAACGAGATCAAGCACATATTCACACATCAGGTACATGA